Genomic DNA from Coffea arabica cultivar ET-39 chromosome 7e, Coffea Arabica ET-39 HiFi, whole genome shotgun sequence:
AAAATTCTTTCTTCGTTGCTTCTTTTTGGTGAGTCCCCTCCCTTCCCCTTTTCTCAGTTTCTGAACATCAGCTCTGTGAACTTCTACTAATCCAATATAGACTAGAGCAATTAGTCTAATTACTTCCATACATTACAGCAAATTGTACCCATCTTCCCCTCCCACCTGTTGCCAACCTGCACTCAGATAGTGCTACAAAAACGTCCCCCCAAGAAAAAAGAATACTTTAGTAACTGCTAAGTATAATAGTGTCTTATATTTCTCCAAACGCATTTTAGTGCCACCAGCCTCTAGCCCCCAACACAACACCCTCCACCCCCCCACAAAAAGAATGGGTGTTTGGAGCAACACAAGAATCCTGCTGCTGATTATCCTGCTAACGTGCGCCCTACTCCCGCCATCAGAGCCAGATCCAAACGACGAGTTATGCTTAACCCACCTCAGTGAATCCCTTCAAGACCCATTAAAGAACCTCCAAAACTGGAGCAAAGCTACCTTCgctaacccttgccaaggcttCACCTCCTTCCTCCAAGGTGCCACCTGCAACAACGGCCGCATTTACAAACTCTCCCTCTCCAACCTCTCCCTAAAGGGCTCCATCTCCCCCAATATCTCCAGCTGTACTAATCTTCAAGCACTCGACCTCTCCTCCAACGCCATCTCCGGCTCCATCCCCCCTGACCTCCAATACCTCGTCAATCTCGCTGTCCTGAACCTCTCCTCTAACCGCCTTTCCGGGCCAATCCCGCAACAGCTCGCTCTCTGCGCCTACCTTAATGTGATCGATCTCCACGATAACCAACTTTCCGCGCTCATCCCTCAGCAGCTGGGATTGCTGGCCCGC
This window encodes:
- the LOC113701816 gene encoding receptor-like protein 44, which translates into the protein MGVWSNTRILLLIILLTCALLPPSEPDPNDELCLTHLSESLQDPLKNLQNWSKATFANPCQGFTSFLQGATCNNGRIYKLSLSNLSLKGSISPNISSCTNLQALDLSSNAISGSIPPDLQYLVNLAVLNLSSNRLSGPIPQQLALCAYLNVIDLHDNQLSALIPQQLGLLARLSVFDVSNNKLSGPIPSSLGNRSGNLPRFNASSYEGNKDLYGYPLPPMRSKGLSVLAIVGIGLGSGLLSLVLSFTAVCVWLKISEQKMAAEEGKISQLMPDY